From a single Rutidosis leptorrhynchoides isolate AG116_Rl617_1_P2 chromosome 5, CSIRO_AGI_Rlap_v1, whole genome shotgun sequence genomic region:
- the LOC139847826 gene encoding F-box/LRR-repeat protein At3g26922-like yields the protein MDFDLNNVRAALDEDRLSGLPLELILEILSRVDTKLAIQTCLLLFPRWKLFWTLLPSLKFSNSGIKTLADFSKFVTHVLSHRNHQVEVSSVNLCFHGEAAQGFVKEIANYAFSHNVHELIVYSTTRNECPPSLFKSQTLKHLTFRTSVYALCLTPKTPWDFPALTTLYLKDMSLCDDRRESLDLFSKCVNLQNLTLENITVEAKVLEIITPRLANLRLDNNRGYNINVIAHQLVNLTIIQCSIGDLNIPSGLSSFCYKGYHTPHWFKNWHFSVNKVTVSLRIYGKRSEDARRFINMFQDLHSVRFLTLNLDIVECISSFSDLLSAQPSPFRNLISLNIDSGSRDTCKVKMSTKARNFFLENSPDATIFMKELPTRKQ from the exons ATGGACTTTGACCTTAATAATGTGAGAGCAGCACTCGATGAAGATAGATTGAGCGGCTTGCCTCTTGAGCTTATTCTTGAAATCCTCTCTCGCGTTGACACTAAATTAGCTATTCAAACGTGTTTGCTGTTGTTTCCAAGATGGAAGCTTTTCTGGACATTATTGCCATCTCTcaaattttcgaatagtggaattaAAACATTAGCCGATTTCTCAAAATTCGTGACCCATGTTCTGTCTCACCGCAACCATCAAGTAGAAGTGTCCTCAGTAAATCTATGTTTCCATGGAGAAGCTGCTCAAGGTTTTGTGAAAGAGATTGCAAATTATGCGTTTTCTCACAATGTCCATGAACTAATCGTGTATAGTACAACCAGGAATGAATGTCCTCCTTCTCTCTTTAAGTCTCAGACTCTTAAGCATCTCACATTTAGAACCTCCGTTTATGCGCTTTGCCTTACACCCAAAACACCTTGGGACTTTCCAGCATTAACGACTTTGTATCTAAAAGATATGTCATTGTGTGATGATCGACGTGAATCCCTTGATCTTTTCTCCAAATGTGTCAACTTACAGAACCTCACTTTAGAAAATATTACGGTCGAGGCTAAGGTTTTAGAAATTATCACCCCCCGACTTGCTAATCTTAGACTAGATAATAACAGAGGTTATAATATCAATGTGATTGCACATCAACTTGTGAATCTTACTATAATTCAATGTTCAATTGGAGACTTGAATATACCATCAGGACTTTCGTCATTCTGCTACAAAGGTTACCATACTCCACATTGGTTTAAAAACTGGCATTTTTCTGTGAACAAAGTGACTGTCAGTTTGCGCATTTACGGAAAGAGGTCGGAAGATGCTCGTCGTTTTATTAACATGTTTCAAGACCTCCATAGTGTCAGATTTCTTACGCTTAACTTAGACATTGTTGAG TGTATCTCCTCATTCTCGGATTTACTATCTGCTCAGCCTTCGCCCTTTAGGAACTTGATTAGCTTGAATATAGACTCTGGCTCAAGGGATACATGTAAAGTAAAAATGTCCACCAAAGCCAGAAATTTCTTTCTTGAAAACTCGCCAGACGCCACAATCTTCATGAAG GAACTACCTACACGGAAGCAATGA
- the LOC139847822 gene encoding uncharacterized protein isoform X3, producing the protein MAKVFDINTPRLSNLRLRLINDTDSNAINVIAPQLESLTIIDCSIKDLNIQSGFSSFYYKGYDPPQWFKKCFHSVNKVTISLSIYFSNQPYMQEEARGIINLLQDLRSVRFLTLNVDIVECISSFPELVSGQPSPFSNLISLKVDCGTRDTCKVNISTEARKFLLEKSPTATFTVKEQHTEAMKEKEVKEQIKADIEDLLRKLKALLEQDSIITEKKVEQVEALSALQASKTKIIGAFRSSISQVVSSTRHPLPSQTSSSSTIVPTPSTSTQVSTTQCHEL; encoded by the exons ATGGCTAAGGTTTTTGACATTAACACCCCCCGACTTTCTAATCTCAGACTTAGACTTATTAATGACACAGACTCAAATGCTATCAATGTGATTGCACCTCAACTTGAgagtctaactataattgattgctCAATTAAGGACTTGAATATTCAATCAGGATTTTCGTCATTCTACTACAAAGGTTACGATCCTCCACAGTGGTTTAAAAAGTGTTTTCATTCTGTGAACAAAGTAACTATCAGCTTGTCCATATATTTTTCAAATCAGCCATATATGCAGGAAGAGGCTCGTGGTATTATTAACTTGCTTCAGGACCTACGTAGTGTCAGATTTCTGACGCTTAACGTGGACATTGTTGAG TGTATTTCCTCATTCCCGGAGTTAGTATCTGGTCAGCCTTCGCCATTTAGCAACTTGATTAGCTTGAAAGTAGATTGTGGGACAAGGGATACATGCAAGGTTAATATATCTACTGAAGCTAGAAAGTTCTTGCTTGAGAAATCCCCAACTGCCACATTCACCGTAAAG GAACAACATACAGAAGCAATGAAAGAGAAAGAGGTGAAGGAGCAGATAAAGGCAGACATTGAAGATCTTCTGAGGAAACTAAAAGCATTACTAGAGCAGGACAGTATAATTACTGAGAAAAAG GTTGAACAAGTAGAAGCACTGAGTGCTCTTCAGGCCTCAAAAACCAAAATTATTGGTGCGTTTAGGTCTTCAATATCTCAAGTTGTTTCCAGCACCAGACATCCTCTGCCATCACAAACATCATCTTCTTCAACGATT GTTCCTACACCCTCGACCTCAACTCAAGTATCAACAACCCAATGCCATGAGCTGTGA
- the LOC139847822 gene encoding uncharacterized protein isoform X2, producing MAKVFDINTPRLSNLRLRLINDTDSNAINVIAPQLESLTIIDCSIKDLNIQSGFSSFYYKGYDPPQWFKKCFHSVNKVTISLSIYFSNQPYMQEEARGIINLLQDLRSVRFLTLNVDIVECISSFPELVSGQPSPFSNLISLKVDCGTRDTCKVNISTEARKFLLEKSPTATFTVKEQHTEAMKEKEVKEQIKADIEDLLRKLKALLEQDSIITEKKTMQIRCLLCILPKRHREHMVAYYRQHGQVVAQATALITRQASLKDFVYKMMDALEPLIARQVEQVEALSALQASKTKIIGAFRSSISQVVSSTRHPLPSQTSSSSTIVPTPSTSTQVSTTQCHEL from the exons ATGGCTAAGGTTTTTGACATTAACACCCCCCGACTTTCTAATCTCAGACTTAGACTTATTAATGACACAGACTCAAATGCTATCAATGTGATTGCACCTCAACTTGAgagtctaactataattgattgctCAATTAAGGACTTGAATATTCAATCAGGATTTTCGTCATTCTACTACAAAGGTTACGATCCTCCACAGTGGTTTAAAAAGTGTTTTCATTCTGTGAACAAAGTAACTATCAGCTTGTCCATATATTTTTCAAATCAGCCATATATGCAGGAAGAGGCTCGTGGTATTATTAACTTGCTTCAGGACCTACGTAGTGTCAGATTTCTGACGCTTAACGTGGACATTGTTGAG TGTATTTCCTCATTCCCGGAGTTAGTATCTGGTCAGCCTTCGCCATTTAGCAACTTGATTAGCTTGAAAGTAGATTGTGGGACAAGGGATACATGCAAGGTTAATATATCTACTGAAGCTAGAAAGTTCTTGCTTGAGAAATCCCCAACTGCCACATTCACCGTAAAG GAACAACATACAGAAGCAATGAAAGAGAAAGAGGTGAAGGAGCAGATAAAGGCAGACATTGAAGATCTTCTGAGGAAACTAAAAGCATTACTAGAGCAGGACAGTATAATTACTGAGAAAAAG ACGATGCAGATCAGATGTTTATTATGTATCTTGCCTAAAAGACATAGGGAACATATGGTAGCGTATTATAGGCAGCATGGTCAAGTAGTAGCACAAGCAACCGCACTAATTACCCGTCAAGCATCACTCAAGGATTTTGTATATAAAATGATGGATGCTCTTGAACCACTGATTGCTCGTCAGGTTGAACAAGTAGAAGCACTGAGTGCTCTTCAGGCCTCAAAAACCAAAATTATTGGTGCGTTTAGGTCTTCAATATCTCAAGTTGTTTCCAGCACCAGACATCCTCTGCCATCACAAACATCATCTTCTTCAACGATT GTTCCTACACCCTCGACCTCAACTCAAGTATCAACAACCCAATGCCATGAGCTGTGA
- the LOC139847822 gene encoding uncharacterized protein isoform X1 has translation MAKVFDINTPRLSNLRLRLINDTDSNAINVIAPQLESLTIIDCSIKDLNIQSGFSSFYYKGYDPPQWFKKCFHSVNKVTISLSIYFSNQPYMQEEARGIINLLQDLRSVRFLTLNVDIVECISSFPELVSGQPSPFSNLISLKVDCGTRDTCKVNISTEARKFLLEKSPTATFTVKEQHTEAMKEKEVKEQIKADIEDLLRKLKALLEQDSIITEKKVVIENLLNDIQKIWTKKKETQIESSERVQIEEIVSRLRDIVDMLMQLVNDLEPLISKTMQIRCLLCILPKRHREHMVAYYRQHGQVVAQATALITRQASLKDFVYKMMDALEPLIARQVEQVEALSALQASKTKIIGAFRSSISQVVSSTRHPLPSQTSSSSTIVPTPSTSTQVSTTQCHEL, from the exons ATGGCTAAGGTTTTTGACATTAACACCCCCCGACTTTCTAATCTCAGACTTAGACTTATTAATGACACAGACTCAAATGCTATCAATGTGATTGCACCTCAACTTGAgagtctaactataattgattgctCAATTAAGGACTTGAATATTCAATCAGGATTTTCGTCATTCTACTACAAAGGTTACGATCCTCCACAGTGGTTTAAAAAGTGTTTTCATTCTGTGAACAAAGTAACTATCAGCTTGTCCATATATTTTTCAAATCAGCCATATATGCAGGAAGAGGCTCGTGGTATTATTAACTTGCTTCAGGACCTACGTAGTGTCAGATTTCTGACGCTTAACGTGGACATTGTTGAG TGTATTTCCTCATTCCCGGAGTTAGTATCTGGTCAGCCTTCGCCATTTAGCAACTTGATTAGCTTGAAAGTAGATTGTGGGACAAGGGATACATGCAAGGTTAATATATCTACTGAAGCTAGAAAGTTCTTGCTTGAGAAATCCCCAACTGCCACATTCACCGTAAAG GAACAACATACAGAAGCAATGAAAGAGAAAGAGGTGAAGGAGCAGATAAAGGCAGACATTGAAGATCTTCTGAGGAAACTAAAAGCATTACTAGAGCAGGACAGTATAATTACTGAGAAAAAGGTAGTTATCGAGAACCTTTTGAATGATATACAAAAAATATGGACCAAGAAAAAAGAGACCCAAATTGAATCTTCTGAGAGGGTTCAAATAGAGGAGATAGTGTCTAGATTGAGAGATATTGTGGATATGTTAATGCAATTAGTTAACGATCTTGAACCCTTGATTTCAAAGACGATGCAGATCAGATGTTTATTATGTATCTTGCCTAAAAGACATAGGGAACATATGGTAGCGTATTATAGGCAGCATGGTCAAGTAGTAGCACAAGCAACCGCACTAATTACCCGTCAAGCATCACTCAAGGATTTTGTATATAAAATGATGGATGCTCTTGAACCACTGATTGCTCGTCAGGTTGAACAAGTAGAAGCACTGAGTGCTCTTCAGGCCTCAAAAACCAAAATTATTGGTGCGTTTAGGTCTTCAATATCTCAAGTTGTTTCCAGCACCAGACATCCTCTGCCATCACAAACATCATCTTCTTCAACGATT GTTCCTACACCCTCGACCTCAACTCAAGTATCAACAACCCAATGCCATGAGCTGTGA